From the genome of Bordetella sp. H567, one region includes:
- a CDS encoding helix-turn-helix transcriptional regulator, with amino-acid sequence MKPALSPETMGRLIDAAGTRQSLDVLFAALASLVPFEMVSVLVYPGRGRPVALYDDFREAAYRQGLDNYLRHSYVLNPCYQAYLGGLRSGVIRIRDLVSAGGGRSAGLAVAGGRAGPTAEGPTTVPTGGSPADDLMRVPGAAPGVPVAVSEQEEIGYVTLGWPPHREEVLVMAPLPDDAAAEIGLLRPRASGGFSEPHIDCLRELHPVITAVIRRYWTGLSGAAATPPDSRIDAAFDNFGKPVLSVREAEIIRMVLQGHSSESIGLHLGISVTTVKTHRKNAYAKLNISTQSELLSLFLKALERG; translated from the coding sequence ATGAAGCCCGCGCTCTCCCCGGAAACCATGGGCCGCCTGATCGACGCGGCCGGGACCCGGCAATCGCTGGATGTCCTGTTCGCGGCGCTCGCGTCTCTCGTTCCCTTCGAGATGGTCTCCGTGCTGGTGTATCCAGGCCGAGGGCGGCCTGTCGCGCTGTATGATGACTTCAGGGAAGCCGCGTATCGGCAAGGCCTGGACAATTATTTGCGCCATTCCTACGTGCTGAATCCCTGCTACCAGGCTTACCTGGGCGGGCTGCGATCCGGCGTGATACGCATACGTGATCTGGTTTCCGCCGGAGGCGGGCGTTCAGCCGGCCTGGCCGTGGCGGGCGGACGGGCCGGTCCGACGGCGGAGGGGCCGACGACCGTTCCCACGGGGGGTAGTCCAGCGGACGACCTCATGCGCGTGCCGGGCGCTGCTCCCGGCGTGCCGGTAGCGGTATCCGAACAGGAAGAAATCGGCTACGTCACGCTGGGCTGGCCGCCCCACCGCGAAGAAGTGCTGGTGATGGCGCCATTGCCGGACGATGCGGCCGCGGAAATCGGCTTGCTACGTCCGCGCGCCAGCGGCGGCTTCAGCGAGCCGCACATCGACTGCCTGCGGGAGCTTCATCCGGTGATAACCGCCGTGATACGGCGCTATTGGACGGGACTTTCCGGGGCCGCCGCCACGCCACCTGACAGCCGCATCGACGCCGCCTTCGACAATTTCGGCAAGCCGGTATTGAGCGTGCGCGAAGCGGAAATCATCCGGATGGTCCTGCAGGGGCACTCATCGGAGTCCATCGGCCTTCATCTGGGCATTTCGGTTACGACGGTCAAGACGCATCGCAAGAACGCGTATGCCAAGCTGAACATTTCGACCCAGTCGGAGTTGCTGTCCTTGTTCCTGAAGGCCCTGGAACGGGGTTGA
- a CDS encoding autotransporter outer membrane beta-barrel domain-containing protein — translation MLTLGGPLAFAAPGDIVSGGGRGGNGSNSIFMDPGGAGGMGGIGGGGGGAGGEAGSPGATTPGGNGGNGAFPGVDAQRGSNSGTLPGLPGLAPVGDLSGGGGGGSGSGDISGLGGQGGDGQAGTVDGSAIINLTGAIMGGSGSGGPGDGQLGGVSAGGGGGGGGGAALIVTSPNASVAGDGNFVQGGGGGDAVPIFRSGGGGGGGAGIVLLSGGLITLSNAQVLGGDGGGAGAGSGTSGGQGGAGIFLVDGGTLHTVRATQVFGGTGGGTLATGAAGGAGVLANRGSIVNEGTIQGGFGGEGVRGGIGGPGIVANGTSITNAAGATINGGTGGTVDNLASTVPGNGGVAIQFINTGGTLANAGTINGGAGGDQFNGGSARGDGSIAITTEGGTSVTNVGTIAGGTGASGRANAIEFNGGANRLTITAGSSILGNVLSRSGTTNGGDTLALGGDTTDGTTTFDVSRIGVLGGSAQYQGFGNFQKTGASTWTLTGTTSNATPWTIQGGVLSISNDQALGDVAVPVTLDGGALRNTVSLSTSRPIAVAAGGGALDVQQNLALFGALSGNGALSKTGSGTLALNGVSTYTGTLTVQSGELVVGDLGHGGAVLPGAVTVNGGATLSGAGTVGNTVVAAGGIIAPGLSIGTLHVAGNLTMAAGSIYQVQVAPGGSASDLIQVTGTATLGGSVVHVGPDGNFDPSRDYTIVTAGQGVSGSFNSVSSNLAFLTPTLAYGAHDVTLRLRLKDVPDDGGGNGGNSGTGGNGGSGGDGGSGTGSGGAPDGGNAGGGGTRPIRFADAAVTRNQRAVANAVQSLPSGNPVYLSVLNLAEGAPPAAFDSLSGEVHPSTTSVLQSIGDTVASVPLDHLRANLGAGLAPGAPTAQLGPSDAAALPRSAARPVWAQLVGNWRSFGGGGDAAKVKESDGGLFVGGDGAIGGGWRLGGALGYTGSHLRQGGGATANIDSYSALVQGGKSLRAGPGDVQLMAGAAYTWHDIGTRRNAQAGSLSQSLDADYHASTAQVFGEVGYRVPVGDKVALQPFVGVNYSDLRTRGFSESGGTAALDGDSQRNKVTTTTLGLRAEAKVESAGKPGRVYAMAGWRHGFGDLDPETTLAFADSTPFTVAGAPIARDSAVTSVGIDMQVSRSATFGVAYNGQFGGGNRQNAGTVNVRWQF, via the coding sequence ATGCTCACGCTAGGCGGGCCGCTGGCCTTCGCGGCCCCCGGCGACATCGTGAGCGGTGGCGGACGGGGCGGCAATGGATCGAACAGCATCTTCATGGATCCTGGCGGTGCCGGCGGCATGGGCGGGATCGGCGGCGGTGGGGGCGGTGCAGGTGGAGAAGCCGGCAGCCCTGGTGCCACCACCCCCGGTGGCAATGGCGGCAACGGCGCTTTTCCGGGCGTGGACGCACAGCGCGGCTCGAATAGCGGCACGCTGCCCGGCCTGCCGGGTTTGGCTCCCGTTGGCGATCTTAGCGGTGGCGGTGGCGGCGGTTCCGGCTCCGGCGATATCAGCGGCTTGGGCGGCCAGGGCGGGGATGGACAGGCCGGGACGGTGGATGGCAGTGCCATCATCAACCTGACGGGCGCCATCATGGGCGGTAGCGGTAGCGGCGGCCCGGGTGACGGCCAACTGGGCGGCGTTTCCGCGGGCGGGGGTGGTGGTGGTGGCGGCGGCGCGGCGCTTATCGTCACCAGTCCCAATGCATCCGTGGCCGGCGACGGCAACTTCGTGCAAGGGGGCGGCGGCGGTGATGCCGTGCCTATCTTCCGCTCCGGTGGCGGTGGCGGCGGCGGGGCCGGCATTGTGCTCCTGTCCGGCGGCCTCATCACCCTGAGCAACGCGCAGGTGTTGGGCGGCGATGGCGGCGGTGCCGGCGCGGGCAGCGGTACCAGCGGCGGCCAGGGCGGCGCGGGCATTTTCCTCGTCGATGGCGGCACGCTGCACACGGTGCGTGCTACGCAGGTCTTCGGCGGCACGGGCGGCGGGACGTTGGCGACCGGAGCCGCGGGCGGGGCCGGCGTATTGGCCAACCGCGGCAGCATCGTGAACGAAGGCACGATCCAGGGCGGTTTCGGTGGCGAAGGGGTCAGGGGCGGTATCGGCGGCCCGGGCATCGTCGCCAACGGCACGTCCATCACCAACGCTGCGGGCGCGACGATCAACGGCGGTACAGGCGGTACGGTGGACAATCTCGCGAGCACCGTACCGGGCAATGGCGGCGTCGCGATCCAGTTCATCAATACCGGCGGCACACTGGCCAATGCCGGCACCATCAACGGCGGCGCCGGGGGCGACCAGTTCAACGGCGGTAGCGCGCGGGGCGACGGTTCGATCGCCATTACGACGGAAGGCGGGACGTCGGTGACCAATGTCGGCACGATCGCGGGCGGCACCGGGGCGTCCGGACGCGCCAATGCCATCGAATTCAACGGCGGGGCGAACCGGCTGACGATAACGGCGGGCTCCTCGATCCTGGGCAATGTGTTGAGCCGTAGCGGCACGACCAACGGCGGCGATACGCTGGCGCTGGGCGGCGACACGACCGACGGCACCACTACCTTCGATGTATCGCGGATCGGCGTGCTGGGTGGCTCCGCGCAATACCAGGGTTTCGGGAATTTCCAGAAGACGGGGGCCAGCACGTGGACGCTGACCGGCACGACATCGAACGCCACGCCATGGACGATCCAGGGCGGCGTGCTTTCCATATCGAATGACCAGGCATTGGGTGACGTGGCGGTGCCCGTCACGCTGGACGGCGGCGCGTTGCGGAACACGGTGTCGCTCAGTACCAGCCGTCCCATCGCGGTGGCGGCCGGCGGCGGCGCCTTGGACGTGCAGCAGAACCTGGCTCTGTTCGGCGCCTTGTCCGGAAACGGCGCGCTGAGCAAGACGGGCAGCGGGACGCTGGCGCTCAATGGCGTGAGCACTTATACCGGCACCTTGACCGTGCAGTCCGGCGAACTGGTGGTGGGCGACCTGGGACATGGCGGCGCGGTGCTGCCCGGCGCCGTCACGGTGAACGGCGGCGCCACGCTCAGCGGGGCCGGGACGGTGGGCAATACCGTGGTGGCGGCGGGCGGCATCATCGCGCCCGGGCTTTCCATCGGCACCCTGCATGTGGCCGGCAACCTGACCATGGCCGCAGGCTCCATTTACCAGGTACAAGTCGCGCCCGGCGGTTCGGCGAGCGACCTGATTCAGGTGACCGGCACGGCGACGCTGGGCGGCTCCGTGGTGCATGTGGGACCGGATGGCAACTTCGATCCGTCGCGCGACTACACCATCGTGACGGCGGGGCAGGGCGTGAGCGGCAGCTTCAATTCGGTCTCCAGCAACCTCGCGTTCCTGACGCCGACGCTGGCGTATGGGGCGCATGATGTGACCCTGCGCCTGCGACTGAAGGACGTGCCCGATGACGGGGGCGGCAATGGCGGGAACAGCGGTACGGGAGGTAACGGCGGCAGTGGCGGTGACGGCGGCAGCGGGACGGGGAGCGGTGGCGCGCCGGATGGCGGCAACGCCGGAGGCGGCGGCACGCGTCCCATCCGCTTCGCCGACGCAGCCGTCACCCGCAACCAGCGCGCCGTGGCCAACGCCGTGCAAAGCCTGCCTTCCGGCAATCCGGTCTATCTGAGCGTCCTGAACCTGGCCGAAGGCGCGCCGCCCGCGGCCTTCGATTCGCTGTCCGGCGAAGTCCACCCCAGCACGACATCCGTATTGCAATCGATCGGCGACACGGTCGCCAGCGTGCCGCTGGATCACCTGCGGGCCAATTTGGGAGCGGGCCTGGCGCCCGGCGCGCCGACCGCGCAGCTCGGCCCGTCGGATGCCGCGGCGCTGCCGCGTTCGGCGGCGCGCCCGGTCTGGGCGCAGCTCGTCGGTAATTGGCGCAGTTTCGGCGGCGGCGGCGACGCCGCCAAGGTGAAGGAGTCGGACGGCGGGCTGTTCGTGGGCGGCGATGGAGCGATCGGCGGCGGCTGGCGCCTGGGCGGCGCGCTGGGCTACACGGGCAGCCATCTGCGGCAGGGTGGCGGTGCCACGGCCAATATCGACAGCTACAGCGCGCTGGTCCAGGGCGGCAAGTCCCTGCGGGCCGGCCCGGGCGACGTCCAGCTGATGGCGGGCGCGGCCTATACCTGGCACGACATCGGCACACGGCGCAATGCGCAGGCCGGCAGCCTGAGCCAGTCGCTGGACGCGGATTACCACGCCAGCACGGCGCAGGTGTTCGGCGAGGTAGGCTATCGCGTGCCGGTGGGCGACAAGGTGGCGCTGCAACCCTTCGTGGGCGTGAATTACAGCGACCTGCGCACGCGCGGGTTTTCCGAGTCGGGCGGAACGGCGGCCCTGGACGGCGACAGCCAGCGCAACAAGGTGACGACCACGACCCTGGGCCTGCGGGCCGAAGCGAAGGTGGAATCCGCGGGCAAGCCGGGCCGCGTCTACGCGATGGCCGGCTGGCGCCACGGATTCGGCGACCTGGATCCCGAGACCACGCTGGCCTTCGCCGACAGCACGCCATTCACGGTGGCGGGCGCGCCCATCGCCCGCGATTCCGCGGTGACCAGCGTGGGGATCGATATGCAGGTGTCCCGCTCCGCCACCTTCGGTGTCGCCTATAACGGCCAGTTCGGCGGCGGCAACCGGCAGAACGCCGGCACGGTCAACGTGCGCTGGCAGTTCTAG
- a CDS encoding aminotransferase class I/II-fold pyridoxal phosphate-dependent enzyme, with translation MKYTRMALEAESPEEFGYGRIRNNLSESSIPDRKLGELGLDLSDLTLFYGEHRGDSALRAQIARHSGSANIGPEDVLVCAGAAGALFIAASSLLQPASHLVVVRPNYATNIETPKAIGCDISYVDLSFENGFKTDIDAIERAMRPDTAYISVTCPHNPTGTMMSWDELLRLDDIARRHGCLVLVDETYRDLSHGEPYPATASISDRFISVSSLSKAYGTPGIRTGWLITRNPDLYALFLAAKEQIGICGSVLDEAVGAAVLAQRDGWLAQSNRRNLRHRDIVRDWMASEPYMEWVEPAGGVVCFPRLKVDAAFDLDRFYRSLLETHGTYVGPGHWFEMPRHYMRLGFAWVGEQQLRDGLAAISAAIREQMPKDGE, from the coding sequence GTGAAGTACACGCGGATGGCGCTGGAAGCGGAATCGCCGGAGGAGTTCGGCTATGGCCGGATCCGGAACAATTTGTCGGAAAGCTCGATACCCGACCGCAAGCTCGGCGAGCTCGGGCTGGATCTGTCGGACTTGACGTTGTTCTATGGCGAACACCGCGGCGATTCCGCGCTGCGCGCGCAGATCGCGCGGCACAGCGGCAGCGCGAATATCGGGCCGGAAGACGTCCTGGTGTGCGCCGGCGCGGCGGGGGCCTTGTTCATCGCCGCCAGTTCGCTGCTGCAGCCCGCGTCGCATCTGGTCGTGGTGCGGCCCAACTATGCGACGAATATCGAAACCCCGAAGGCGATCGGCTGCGACATCAGCTACGTCGATCTGTCCTTCGAGAACGGCTTCAAGACGGATATCGACGCCATCGAGCGGGCGATGCGGCCGGACACGGCCTATATCAGCGTGACCTGTCCGCACAACCCGACGGGCACCATGATGTCCTGGGACGAGTTGCTGCGCCTGGACGATATCGCGCGCCGGCACGGCTGCCTGGTACTGGTGGACGAAACCTATCGCGACCTGAGCCATGGGGAGCCGTACCCAGCGACGGCCAGTATCAGCGACCGCTTCATTTCGGTGTCTTCGCTATCCAAGGCCTATGGCACGCCGGGCATACGGACCGGCTGGCTGATTACCCGCAACCCGGACCTGTATGCGCTGTTCCTGGCGGCCAAGGAGCAGATCGGCATCTGCGGCTCCGTGCTGGACGAGGCGGTCGGCGCCGCGGTGCTGGCCCAGCGCGACGGCTGGCTCGCGCAGAGCAATCGGCGCAACCTGCGCCATCGCGACATCGTGCGCGACTGGATGGCAAGCGAGCCCTATATGGAATGGGTGGAGCCCGCCGGCGGCGTGGTCTGCTTTCCGCGGTTGAAGGTGGACGCGGCATTCGACCTTGACCGTTTCTACCGCAGCCTGCTGGAGACGCACGGCACCTATGTCGGGCCGGGCCATTGGTTTGAAATGCCGCGTCATTACATGCGCCTCGGCTTCGCCTGGGTTGGCGAGCAGCAACTGCGTGACGGGCTAGCGGCCATTTCCGCGGCCATACGCGAGCAAATGCCGAAGGACGGGGAGTGA
- a CDS encoding argininosuccinate lyase, which translates to MTVPQPQASRRGHGFRRIAAASLLALALAGARADAANGGASGLHDNFFWLGQFNKASIVMTVEQGIVPRDIGQKTARAVAQVIAEGDKPGGKRPGDYLQLEPMIVKIAGADATRMHSGRSRQDILATTRRVMLRDRLLDLYEALDQAHASVNALAEKYADAIVPAYTNGVQAQPTTYGHYLLAFSSVLDRDAARLREAYARVNLSPMGAAALGTSSFPIDRKRLAALLGFDGVVDNSYDAAQFSQIDVGAEAASLASTMALSVGAFVQDVHTQYQQAKPWLMLTEGKLTGTSSIMPQKRNPYALNDVRLAASEAVADAMAALVVAHNVAPGMPDYKREQAQDALDAATDMYLKLDDMLGGLVLNRERALAEVDADYSTTTELADVLQRDANVPFRIGHHFASDLVTYGRQNNLKPADIPYAEAQRIYTAAGKAYGMDNAKLPLDEPRFRQVLTAQNMIASSKGQGGPQPAEVSRMLADAKQRLSADVAWVQAARDRLMAAQDNLDRAFDNVANPPPAKK; encoded by the coding sequence ATGACCGTTCCCCAACCCCAAGCCAGCCGTCGCGGCCACGGTTTCCGGCGCATCGCCGCGGCCAGCCTGCTGGCCCTGGCCCTGGCCGGCGCGCGCGCCGATGCCGCGAACGGCGGCGCCAGCGGCCTGCATGACAATTTCTTTTGGCTGGGCCAGTTCAACAAGGCGTCCATCGTGATGACGGTGGAGCAGGGCATCGTCCCGCGCGATATCGGCCAAAAGACCGCGCGCGCCGTCGCGCAGGTGATCGCCGAAGGCGACAAGCCCGGCGGCAAGCGCCCCGGCGATTACCTGCAGCTGGAGCCCATGATCGTCAAGATCGCCGGCGCGGACGCCACCCGCATGCATTCGGGTCGCAGCCGCCAGGACATCCTGGCCACCACGCGGCGCGTCATGCTGCGCGACCGCCTGCTGGACCTGTACGAGGCGTTGGACCAGGCGCATGCATCGGTGAACGCGCTGGCGGAAAAATACGCCGACGCCATCGTGCCGGCCTATACCAATGGCGTGCAGGCCCAGCCGACCACCTATGGCCACTACCTGCTGGCGTTTTCCAGTGTGCTGGATCGGGATGCGGCTCGCCTGCGCGAAGCCTATGCCCGTGTGAACCTCAGCCCCATGGGGGCCGCCGCGCTGGGCACGTCCAGCTTCCCCATCGACCGCAAGCGTCTGGCCGCACTCCTGGGTTTCGATGGCGTGGTCGACAATTCCTACGATGCCGCGCAGTTCTCGCAGATCGACGTCGGTGCAGAAGCCGCCAGCCTGGCCAGCACCATGGCGCTTAGCGTGGGCGCCTTCGTCCAGGACGTGCATACCCAATATCAACAGGCCAAGCCCTGGCTGATGCTGACCGAGGGCAAACTGACCGGCACCAGCAGCATCATGCCGCAGAAGCGCAATCCCTACGCCCTGAACGACGTGCGGTTGGCGGCCAGCGAGGCCGTGGCCGACGCAATGGCGGCCCTGGTCGTGGCGCATAACGTCGCCCCCGGCATGCCGGACTACAAGCGCGAGCAGGCCCAGGATGCGCTGGATGCCGCCACCGATATGTACCTGAAGCTGGACGATATGCTGGGCGGCCTGGTGCTGAACCGCGAGCGCGCGCTGGCCGAGGTGGACGCGGACTATTCCACCACCACGGAACTGGCCGACGTGCTGCAACGGGACGCCAATGTGCCGTTCCGCATCGGCCATCACTTTGCCTCCGACCTGGTCACCTATGGCCGGCAGAACAACCTGAAGCCTGCGGATATTCCCTATGCGGAGGCGCAGCGCATCTATACGGCCGCCGGCAAGGCCTATGGCATGGACAATGCCAAGCTGCCGCTGGACGAGCCGCGTTTCCGCCAGGTGCTGACGGCGCAGAACATGATTGCCTCCAGCAAGGGGCAGGGCGGCCCCCAGCCCGCCGAAGTGTCGCGCATGCTGGCCGACGCCAAGCAGCGGCTTTCCGCCGATGTCGCCTGGGTGCAAGCGGCCCGCGACCGCCTGATGGCGGCGCAGGACAACCTGGATCGCGCCTTCGACAACGTGGCGAACCCGCCTCCCGCCAAGAAATAA
- a CDS encoding LysR family transcriptional regulator: MNNSLRRLDLNLLVTLDALLAEHNVTRAAERLHLAQPTVSVQLARLRDVFGDPLLLPGPRGMRPTRRAEELREPLRRALEALGQAVAPSRPFDPAQATHTWRVMASDYAESTIVLAVLPGLRAAAPGTRLAVHGMAPSLLARQAERDLDLAFHIAEEAPPGLRSKLLFTERYVLAGRAGHPGLKRRPTLAQFCKLEHAIVSPDGGGFQGVTDTVLAEHGMTRRVALSVPHFLFLASALASTDLVAMVPARLVRGNPALRVVEPPVALPGFDMLMLWHERVHRDPAHQWLRDHIARSV, from the coding sequence ATGAACAATTCCTTGCGGCGTCTCGACTTGAACCTGCTGGTGACCCTGGACGCGCTGCTGGCGGAACACAACGTGACCCGGGCGGCCGAACGCCTGCACCTGGCGCAACCCACCGTCAGCGTGCAACTGGCCCGGTTGCGGGACGTTTTCGGCGATCCCTTGCTGCTGCCCGGGCCGCGTGGCATGCGGCCCACGCGCCGCGCGGAGGAACTACGCGAGCCGCTGCGCCGGGCACTGGAGGCGCTCGGCCAAGCCGTCGCGCCCTCGCGTCCTTTCGACCCGGCCCAGGCCACCCATACCTGGCGCGTCATGGCCTCGGACTACGCGGAATCCACGATTGTCCTGGCGGTGCTGCCGGGGCTGCGGGCCGCGGCGCCCGGCACGCGATTGGCCGTGCATGGAATGGCGCCGTCGCTGCTGGCCCGCCAGGCGGAGCGTGACCTGGACCTTGCCTTCCACATCGCCGAGGAAGCGCCGCCGGGCCTGCGCAGCAAGCTGCTGTTCACCGAGCGCTACGTGCTGGCGGGCCGCGCCGGACATCCAGGGCTGAAGCGCCGCCCGACGCTGGCGCAGTTCTGCAAGCTGGAACACGCCATCGTGTCGCCGGACGGCGGTGGTTTCCAAGGCGTGACCGACACGGTGCTGGCCGAACACGGCATGACGCGACGAGTCGCGCTATCCGTGCCGCACTTCCTGTTTCTGGCGTCCGCGCTGGCCAGCACCGATCTGGTGGCGATGGTGCCGGCCAGGCTGGTGCGCGGCAATCCCGCGCTGCGGGTGGTCGAACCGCCGGTGGCGCTACCCGGCTTCGATATGCTGATGCTGTGGCATGAGCGCGTTCACCGGGATCCGGCGCACCAATGGCTGCGCGACCACATCGCCCGGTCGGTGTAA
- a CDS encoding NAD(P)H-dependent oxidoreductase yields MNVLIVFAHPEPRSLNGSLKDFAVQRLRRAGHAVQVSDLYAMNWKATVDADDNLATTPGARFNPSMDSRQAYANGTQRGDIAREQEKLRWADAVILQFPLWWFSMPAILKGWVERVYAYGFAYGVGEHSDSHWGDRYGEGMLAGKRAMLVVTTGGWASHYAPRGINGPIDDILFPIQHGLLYYPGFDVLPPHVIYRTSRIDEAAFAQACEALGQRLDTLWTTDPIPFRKQNAGDYLIPALTLRPELAPGRSGFGIHVDHDDVDHRSRSPRDSQNTTR; encoded by the coding sequence ATGAACGTTCTGATTGTGTTTGCCCACCCCGAACCCCGGTCCTTGAATGGATCGCTCAAGGATTTCGCCGTGCAGCGGCTGCGGCGCGCCGGCCACGCCGTCCAGGTATCGGACCTGTACGCCATGAACTGGAAAGCCACCGTGGATGCCGACGACAACCTGGCCACGACGCCGGGCGCGCGCTTCAATCCTTCCATGGACTCCCGCCAGGCCTACGCGAACGGTACGCAGCGCGGGGACATCGCGCGCGAGCAGGAAAAGCTGCGCTGGGCGGATGCCGTCATCCTGCAGTTTCCGCTGTGGTGGTTCTCGATGCCGGCCATCCTTAAAGGCTGGGTCGAGCGCGTGTATGCATACGGTTTCGCCTACGGCGTGGGCGAGCATTCGGACAGCCACTGGGGCGACCGCTACGGCGAAGGCATGCTGGCGGGCAAGCGGGCGATGCTCGTGGTGACGACCGGCGGCTGGGCGTCGCACTACGCGCCGCGCGGCATCAACGGGCCGATCGACGACATCCTGTTCCCGATCCAGCACGGCCTCTTGTACTACCCGGGTTTCGACGTGTTGCCGCCGCACGTGATCTACCGCACCAGCCGCATCGATGAAGCCGCATTCGCACAGGCTTGCGAAGCGCTGGGGCAGCGGCTGGACACGCTATGGACGACCGACCCGATTCCCTTCCGCAAGCAGAACGCGGGCGATTACCTGATTCCGGCGCTGACGCTGCGGCCCGAGCTGGCGCCCGGGCGGTCCGGTTTCGGCATCCATGTGGATCACGACGATGTGGATCACCGGTCGCGATCGCCGCGCGACTCCCAGAACACCACGCGGTGA
- a CDS encoding ABC transporter permease, which produces MLKRLDITSVLYPLISIAVLVAAWHWSIRAFAIPDYLLPPPRAVFGALYEGFASGTLWPHIWATLAESLAGYAIGCGLAVLLGALLAESRTFERFLYPLLIGLQAMPKVALGPIILVWFGFGMSSKVVLVALVCFFPLFVNTINGIKRTDTELLDACRAFSATRAYLLLHVKLPAAAGDIFSGLQIGVAMALIGAVVGEFLSAQEGLGYLIASASVSMSLATMFAGVLLLAVIGLAGSMLMRRVHHRVVFWESRGDRDR; this is translated from the coding sequence ATGCTGAAACGCCTAGACATCACTTCGGTCCTCTACCCGCTGATCAGCATCGCCGTGCTGGTCGCGGCATGGCACTGGTCCATCCGCGCCTTCGCCATTCCGGACTATCTGCTGCCGCCGCCCCGGGCGGTATTCGGCGCCCTGTACGAGGGATTCGCCAGCGGCACCCTGTGGCCGCACATCTGGGCCACGCTGGCGGAATCCCTGGCCGGCTACGCCATCGGCTGCGGCCTGGCCGTGCTGCTGGGCGCCCTGCTGGCCGAATCGCGCACCTTCGAACGCTTCCTCTATCCCCTGCTCATCGGTCTACAGGCCATGCCCAAGGTGGCGCTGGGCCCCATCATCCTGGTGTGGTTCGGCTTCGGCATGTCGTCCAAGGTGGTGCTGGTGGCGCTGGTGTGCTTCTTTCCCTTGTTCGTCAATACCATCAATGGCATCAAGCGCACGGACACCGAGCTGCTGGACGCCTGTCGCGCCTTTTCCGCCACGCGTGCCTACCTGCTGCTGCACGTGAAGCTGCCCGCGGCGGCCGGCGATATCTTTTCCGGCCTGCAGATAGGCGTGGCGATGGCGCTGATCGGCGCGGTGGTCGGCGAATTCCTGTCCGCGCAGGAGGGCCTGGGCTATCTGATCGCATCGGCATCGGTCAGCATGAGCCTGGCCACCATGTTCGCGGGGGTGCTGCTGCTGGCCGTGATCGGCCTGGCCGGCTCGATGCTGATGCGCCGCGTGCATCACCGCGTGGTGTTCTGGGAGTCGCGCGGCGATCGCGACCGGTGA